CATCAATGATAGTTTGAAGGAGATAGAAGGCAGCTTCCAGGCCTTGCAACGCGCTTGTAGTGGTCGTGAAGACTTCAAGGTAGCAATACATGATCCTTGGGCTGCTGTGCAGATGCCGCAAGCCGGTGTCAGTGAATTCTCGGACCCGTATAAGGGGAACTTTGGTCAGTTGATGGCACTCAAGCAGGCTCAACCGGATCTTAAGATCTTACCCTCAGTGGGCGGTTGGACCCTGTCTGATCCTTTCTACTTCTTCGGCGACAAGGTCAAGCGTGACCGTTTCGTGGCTTCGGTGAAAGAGTTTTTACAGACCTGGAAGTTCTTCGACGGCGTGGATATTGATTGGGAATTTCCCGGTGGTAATGGTGCAAATCCAACCCTAGGGGACCCGGCTACCGATGGTCAAACCTATGTGCTCTTGATGAAAGATCTTAGGGCCATGCTCGATGAGCTGAGTGTCGAAACCGGCAGAACCTATGAACTCACGTCTGCGATTAGTGCCGGCGCAGAGAAGATTGCCCTGGTGGATTATCACCAAGCTCAGCAGTATATGGATAACATCTTCTTGATGAGTTATGACTTCTATGGTGCCTGGTCAAACACAGAGCTTAATCATCAAGCCGCGCTTTACGCCGCGAGCTGGAAGCCTGATACCAAGAACACCACTCAAATTGGCGTGAATGCGCTGCTTGCCCAAGGGGTAACTCCTGAGAAGATAGTCGTCGGTGCCGCCATGTATGGTCGAGGTTGGACTGGCGTAAGTGGCTACCAAGGTGGCAATCCGTTCACAGGAACCGCAACGGGCAAGGTTAAGGGGACTTGGGAAGATGGCGTGGTGGATTATCGTCAAATTGCGAATGAGTATATGTCTGGTGAGTGGCAATACCACTATGATGAGGTAGCCGAGGCGCCTTATGTATTTAACGCTTCGACTGGTGATTTGATCACCTTCGATGATGCCCGCTCGGTGAAGGCTAAGGGCCAGTATGTTACGGCTAATCAGCTAGGTGGTCTGTTTGCATGGGAGATAGACTCAGACAATGGTGACATCCTCAATGCTATGCATGAGGGACTCGGCCATGGTGAGGGGACGACTCCCCCAGCGAACAAGGCGCCTATCGCCAATGCAGGTAGTGGCCAGAGTGTCACAGGTCCCAGTGACATAGTGCTCGATGGCGGCTTATCACGAGACCCAGAAGGACAAGCACTCACTTATGCCTGGAGCCAAACATCAGGCCCAGCTTTAACTTTAGTTAATGCCGATATGGCGCAAGCGAGTTTCAGCTTAAACGCAACCGATACCGAGCTTGTCTATGGTTTCTCACTCACGGTAACTGACCCTGAAGGTTTATCGGCAACGGCGACAACGAATGTGACCAATATGGCGCCTCAGGCTAACCGAGCACCTGAGGTATCTCTGGATGCAGCTGTATCGGTTGACTCAAATAAGCAGGTTAGTATTGCTGCAACAGCTAGCGACGGCGACAGCGACAGCTTAACTTACAGCTGGACAGTTCCAGCGGGCTTAACTGCGACAGGCCAGTCGAGTGATACCTTAGTTGTGACTGCGCCGGCAGTGACTCAAGACACAGTTTATACCGTGAGTGTCTTGGTATCAGATGGAGCACTGGACGCTTCGGCTCAGACAATATTGACGGTTAAGGCGCCTAGCAGTGGAGGCTGTGATGCTCAAGACCCAGATGCAGCTAATCATCCAGCATGGGAAACTGGCACTATCTATAACGGCGGCAATGTCGTGAGCCATGAATGTTTAGTCTGGAAGGCTAAATATTGGACTCAAGGTAATGAGCCAAGTGTGACGGCGGATCAATGGGCGCTGCAGAGTAATGTTGAGATGGGGTGGAATGCAGGAGTGGCTTATAACGGCGGCGAGCAGACCACACACAATGGACACACTTGGCAGGCTAAGTGGTGGACTAAAGGTGAAGAGCCCGGCGTTGCCGATGTCTGGAATGATCTGGGCGCAACAGCCAACTAATCTGCAGTACTTATCATCATGAGGGGGAGAGATCCCCCTACTTTTCCTATTCAATATACCTAAGCATCTTTAATAGTATTAAACAGAGCCATATTCAGCCTAGCGCTGGTTAGCTTGCTCTTGTGTCTATATTTAGGTGCTAAGAGAGTTTCTAATGAAACATCATCAATTAGCCATCTCTATTGTGGCTTCCGTTATGGCATTTCCCCTGCTAGCCATGGAGCCGGTACATTTCACTCAAGCCGAGATTGATGCCACAGAGGCGCAATTAACCGACTTTCCTCTGATGCGAGCCGTAAAGTCATCCATTGCGACGCGAGATAACTCAGTTGTTGAAGCTGTCTCAGTCGCTAATCCTAATAATCCGGATAATGTAAGACGTCTCGAATCTGTGTTGAGTGAAGCGCAGTTTGAGTTTCTGTTTCCCGTGCGGGCACCCGAATACACTTATCTTGGCTTGTTGCAATCCGCGGCTAAGTTTCCTGCCTTATGTGGTGAATACGCAGATGGCAGAGATAGTCTTGGCATCTGTCGTAAATCTTTGGCGACCATGTTTGCTCATTTCGCCCAGGAGACTGGGGCCCATGATAAGTGGATGACAGAGCCCCAATGGCGACAAGGTTTATATTGGGTGCGGGAAGTAGGTTGGGATGAAACTAAGCGTGGTGGTTATAATATGGAATGTAACCCTGACACATGGCAAGGACAGGAGTGGCCCTGTGGCACATTTTCCGATGGCAGCTATAAGAGTTATTTTGGCCGCGGTGCTAAGCAGCTTTCCTATAACTATAACTATGGGCCATTTTCGGATGCCATGTTTGGTGATGTTCATACCTTGCTCAATAACCCAGAACAGGTTGCCGATACCTGGTTAAACTTGGCCAGTGCTGTGTTCTTTTTCACTTACCCTCAACCACCTAAAGCCTCTATGCTGCATGTTATCGATGGTACTTGGCAGCCAAATGCCAGAGATGGGGAAAATGGTTTGAAAGCCGGATTTGGTATCACCACTCATATCATTAATGGTGGAATCGAGTGTGGCAGTGGCAGCGAAAAGCCACAGTCCGTCAATCGTATCGAATATTATCAGGCGCTGGCCCAATACATGGGGGTGCCCATCGAGGCTAATGAGGAGCTGGGCTGTAAAGATATGAAGCCTTTCGATACGCAAGGTGCCGGCGCCATGCAGATCTACTGGGAGCAAGATTGGTCCTATATTCCGGACAATCCAAATGGTGGTAAGAGTTACGCCTGTAAGCTGGTGGGTTACCAGACTCGCTACAGTGCTTTCAAGGATGGGGATTATGTACGTTGTCTACAGTATTTCTTCCCTGAGATTGTGATTGATGATTCTGGCACTCCGACGGATCCCACAGTTCCGGTCAATCAGCCGCCAAAGGCTCAGATCCAAGGTCCTTCAGAGGGGGATGCCGGCAGTGTTATTTCGCTCTCAGCAGCCCAGTCTAATGATCCCGAGGGGGGCGCTTTGAGCTACCTATGGAAATTGCCTGTGGGCGGGACGGCGACAGCCATTAATCAAGTTAATCTCGACTTGAGCTTACCTACACCGAGTAACAGTGAGAGTGTGTTTGTGATGCTCACTGTAACCGATGAGGCGGGGGCGACTTCGGTCAAGACCCATAGCGTCTTAGTTAAACTGGCTGGCGAAACTCCGCCCGATGGAGCAAGTCCCTATCAGGTTGGGCATGCTTACGCTGCAGGAGACATTGTCAGTAATGCTAGTGGTCTATATGAGTGTAAGCCTTTCCCTTATACAGCTTGGTGCGCGGGTGCAGCATGGGCATATGAGCCGGGAGTCGGTGCGGCTTGGCAAGATGCCTGGATAGCGAGATAGCTTAATCTAATCCAGAGTCTGATGTAGATTTTTTAAAAGAAAAACGCGCCGATAATAGCGCGTTTTTATTATTTCAGTACTTTCTACTTAAGTGATATCTATTTCAGTACTTTCTATTTAAGTCATGTCTATTTCTGTAGATGTACCGAGTTAGCAAGCAACTTAATCTATGCTAATAAGTTCCACATCGAAAATGAGTACCGAGCCTGCGGCTATTTTTCCTGTGCTTCTATTGCCATAGGCCAAGGTGCTTGGAACAAAGAAGCGGACCTTCTCTCCGGTTACCATCAGTTGCACGCCTTCGGTCCAACCTTTGATCACGCGGTTAAGGGGAAAGGCGATAGGTTCACCGCGTTCCACTGAGCTATCGAATACTGTGCCATCGAGCAAGGTGCCGTGATAATGGACGGTAACTGTATCGCTGGCTTTAGGATGAATCTCACCGTCTCCCTTATTCAAGACTTTATATTGAAGGCCTGATAGTGTTTCGATAACCCCTTCTTTGTCCTTGTTTTCCATAAGGAAAGTATTGCCGATTTCAATGTTTTCCTTGGCAACTTTTTGATTGTTCATCGAGGTAAAGAAGTAAAAAATCACGCCGGCAATGACGACAATGGCTAATAGCATTTTCATTAAAATGGTCTCTAGATTGAATTAAGCCAATGGTACTGATTGGCGGCTATTGGGTAAAGAAACTTTTAATCAAGATATATTTTGATTTTGGCTATACTGTGCATGGGGATTCCGGCTATGGTACACTCCGTTCTAAGCTGTTAATAATTAAGATAATAAGATGTTAAATCTCACGTCTTATTATGGGGCTGTTTCACTGGGATGATCATATCAATTAAGCCTGTAGTAGCTTGATGTAAATTAGTTGCAACATCTTGGCTGTTACAATAGCTTTAATAACATCACTAACAGTGATCTTGATTTTAAAGGGTGAGGGTTTGTGAATTGTGACCCTCGCTTAACATAACAAGCATGTGAGTTATTTATGACTCCGCTTGTTTTTCTGGATGTACGTTAAGTACTCGTAAGCTCAGATTGGAATTGATAACCATGACTAGTGCCAAATCTCTGCACCACTTTCTACTATTTTCCATACTTCTTCTACTATCGGCCTGCGGCGGCGGAGACAACGACGGTTTCCCTACTGGCGGGTGTGGTGGTGAAGGTGACCCTTGTCCAGCTTATGCGGTTGAATTAACCGTTTCTCCGCAACTGACGACCTTAGCTGTGGCAACCCATGAGCAATACTCAGCGGTCGCCCTGTACAGTGATGGTACGCGAGCGGATGTCACCGCAGATGTTATCTGGTCGAGCAGTGCTGTGGATATAGCAACAATCGCTGCCGGAGGACTTGCAGATGCAAACGTTCCAGGTACGACAAGCATCCTAGCGACAATCCCGGCGAGTCAGCAGGGGCCTGAAGTTAGTGACACAGGTACGCTTCATGTGACAGATGCTGCTTTGATGTCACTGACCATAGAGCCTGGGCAAGCGGAGACCTTAGTTGGATTAACTCAAGCCTTTAAGACCGTCGCCCTGTTTGCAGATTCCCATAAACAAGATGTGACCAGCTATACCGATTGGAGTATATCTGAGCCTGGGATAGCTTCTATTAGCAATGACTCTGCTAGTTTAGGTGTGGCGACAGGTATGGCTCCTGGAGTGACTCAAGTTGTTGGCACTTATGCTGGAATGAATGCTGAAGCATCACTAGTCGTGCTCGATTCTGCTGTTGATAGACTCATTATCAGTCCTAAAGATCTCTCTTTTCCGGTTGGAACAAGTGAGCAATATCGAGCAGATCTTATTTTTGAAAATGGGCTGAGTTTAGATGTTACCTCTCAGTCTACATGGCAAAGCAGTAATGCTAGCGTGGCGAGTATTAATGCTGATGCGCGTTTAACAGGATTGAACATGGGTGTCACTCAGGTGTCTGCCAGTTTAAATTTTGCTGACGTGCACTTGTCGGATTCTACATCTGCAACACTAAATGGCAGTGTTATCACTCAGCTTGTCGTTAGTCCTGATAGCCTAGTTAAACCCGTTGGTACACAAGGTGATTACACTGCAACGGCTTACTACTCAGATGGTAGCACCACAGATGTAACTCATGATGCAATTTGGTCGGTAGATGATAAAACCATTGCCGTGATTGTTGAGTCTGGTGAAATGGGCGGGCATGCTACTGCACTTTCTCCGGGCAATGTAATGATAAAAGCCGAGTTTAATGGCATGTCAGGAACTGGGAGTGGTGTAGTCACAGATGCGGTTATTGAAACAATAGAGATATCGCCACTAGACTTTGTGACACCTGCAGGATCACAAGTAAATTATACAGCAAGGGCGAGATTTTCAGATGCTAGTGTCCACGACATAACCTTGCTTGGTTATTGGCAGAGTAGTGAAGAGTCGATAGCTAACATAGGCATTAATGGAGCCGCTGATACTGTCTCACCAGGTGTTACAGAAATAAGCATTAACTATATGGGGCTGACTCAGGCCACCAGTTTAACCGTGACAGATGCTGCTCTGTCTGGTTTACAAGTGACACCTAAAAACTTGAAAAAGCCGAAGGGAACTCAGGGGCAATATCAAGCTATAGCAAATTATACCGATGGCCATACTCAAGATGTTACTTCAATTGCAACCTGGATCTCTGTCGAGCCAAGCATAGTCAGTGTGATCACTTCCGGAGCGGACGCAGGTTATGCGATTGCTAATTCAGTAGGTGCAACGCAAATTCAAGTAAGCTATGCCGGTTTTAAGGCTCTAGTTGGAAATGTGCTTGCCTCAAATCAAAATGTGGCAGCCAGTGGTAGCTTAGATTCTGCATCGGACTCGACTTCTGCGACCGTCACTGATGCAGTTCTTGAAAAACTGATCATTTCTCCCTTAACGGCTTCGATATCGGCTGGACATAACCAAGAATATAATTTAACCGGAATCTTCTCTGACGGCAGTAGCAAAGTGGTTACAGACTTCGCTGATTGGCAAGTCGAAAACCCAAGTATTGCCAATATTGACGCTAATGGTAATGCCCTAGGACTTGTTGCTGGCTCGACTAAGGTGCTGGCGTTATACCTTGGCCTTCAAGTCAAAGCTGACTTGATAGTGACTGACGCCGTGATTGAAAGCTTACAAGTGACTCCGGTGCAGAATAAACTGCCTAATGGTCAGAAGCAGCAACTCAAAGCGACTGCCTATTACTCTGATGGTCACTCAAGTGATGTGACTCCATTAGCGACTTGGTCATCTGATGACTCGAGTATCGTTGAAGTTGTGTCTCTAGGCACAGATGCAGGCTCTGCTCATGCTTTGAGCGTAGGCGATGCCAAGATCACTGCGAATTTTGATGCTATGGAATCAAGCGCTACGTTCGTGGTCACAGATGCTATTTTGGACTCAGTGTCGCTTTCTCCTGTTACATCATCTGTAGCGGCTGGTAATACCCAAGAATATCAATTTATTGGCATATTTTCCGATGGCAGTAACCAGAATCTGACTAAGGTTTCTAGCTGGCAATCGAGCGAAGGCTCTGTGGCCAGTGTAGGCAGATTCGGACAAGCACAAACTTATATTAAGGGCTCGACTCAGATTAAGGCCAGTTACATAGGCTTTAGCGCAACGGCGACGCTAGATGTGACTGATGCAAGCCTTACCAGTCTCCAAGTGACCCCAGCCAATGAATCCGTGCCATTAGGAACGACTGGCCAGTATGTGGCCACGGCATTCTACTCAGATGGTCATAGCA
This portion of the Shewanella violacea DSS12 genome encodes:
- a CDS encoding glycosyl hydrolase family 18 protein, encoding MFNTKISSAALVVASVLASSAYASVPGKPTIGWGETNFSIIEIDQAATAYNQLVTVKDAAQVSVNWNLWSGELGDSAKVLFDGVEVWSGPSTASGAATFSVSHGGRYQMLVELCNAEGCTRSAAKEIIVADTDGSHLLPLETQLGENNKPYANKSGKVVGSYFVEWGVYGRNFSVDKMPAQNLTHILYGFTPICGGDGINDSLKEIEGSFQALQRACSGREDFKVAIHDPWAAVQMPQAGVSEFSDPYKGNFGQLMALKQAQPDLKILPSVGGWTLSDPFYFFGDKVKRDRFVASVKEFLQTWKFFDGVDIDWEFPGGNGANPTLGDPATDGQTYVLLMKDLRAMLDELSVETGRTYELTSAISAGAEKIALVDYHQAQQYMDNIFLMSYDFYGAWSNTELNHQAALYAASWKPDTKNTTQIGVNALLAQGVTPEKIVVGAAMYGRGWTGVSGYQGGNPFTGTATGKVKGTWEDGVVDYRQIANEYMSGEWQYHYDEVAEAPYVFNASTGDLITFDDARSVKAKGQYVTANQLGGLFAWEIDSDNGDILNAMHEGLGHGEGTTPPANKAPIANAGSGQSVTGPSDIVLDGGLSRDPEGQALTYAWSQTSGPALTLVNADMAQASFSLNATDTELVYGFSLTVTDPEGLSATATTNVTNMAPQANRAPEVSLDAAVSVDSNKQVSIAATASDGDSDSLTYSWTVPAGLTATGQSSDTLVVTAPAVTQDTVYTVSVLVSDGALDASAQTILTVKAPSSGGCDAQDPDAANHPAWETGTIYNGGNVVSHECLVWKAKYWTQGNEPSVTADQWALQSNVEMGWNAGVAYNGGEQTTHNGHTWQAKWWTKGEEPGVADVWNDLGATAN
- a CDS encoding glycoside hydrolase family 19 protein gives rise to the protein MKHHQLAISIVASVMAFPLLAMEPVHFTQAEIDATEAQLTDFPLMRAVKSSIATRDNSVVEAVSVANPNNPDNVRRLESVLSEAQFEFLFPVRAPEYTYLGLLQSAAKFPALCGEYADGRDSLGICRKSLATMFAHFAQETGAHDKWMTEPQWRQGLYWVREVGWDETKRGGYNMECNPDTWQGQEWPCGTFSDGSYKSYFGRGAKQLSYNYNYGPFSDAMFGDVHTLLNNPEQVADTWLNLASAVFFFTYPQPPKASMLHVIDGTWQPNARDGENGLKAGFGITTHIINGGIECGSGSEKPQSVNRIEYYQALAQYMGVPIEANEELGCKDMKPFDTQGAGAMQIYWEQDWSYIPDNPNGGKSYACKLVGYQTRYSAFKDGDYVRCLQYFFPEIVIDDSGTPTDPTVPVNQPPKAQIQGPSEGDAGSVISLSAAQSNDPEGGALSYLWKLPVGGTATAINQVNLDLSLPTPSNSESVFVMLTVTDEAGATSVKTHSVLVKLAGETPPDGASPYQVGHAYAAGDIVSNASGLYECKPFPYTAWCAGAAWAYEPGVGAAWQDAWIAR
- a CDS encoding FKBP-type peptidyl-prolyl cis-trans isomerase — encoded protein: MKMLLAIVVIAGVIFYFFTSMNNQKVAKENIEIGNTFLMENKDKEGVIETLSGLQYKVLNKGDGEIHPKASDTVTVHYHGTLLDGTVFDSSVERGEPIAFPLNRVIKGWTEGVQLMVTGEKVRFFVPSTLAYGNRSTGKIAAGSVLIFDVELISID
- a CDS encoding Ig-like domain-containing protein, whose product is MTSAKSLHHFLLFSILLLLSACGGGDNDGFPTGGCGGEGDPCPAYAVELTVSPQLTTLAVATHEQYSAVALYSDGTRADVTADVIWSSSAVDIATIAAGGLADANVPGTTSILATIPASQQGPEVSDTGTLHVTDAALMSLTIEPGQAETLVGLTQAFKTVALFADSHKQDVTSYTDWSISEPGIASISNDSASLGVATGMAPGVTQVVGTYAGMNAEASLVVLDSAVDRLIISPKDLSFPVGTSEQYRADLIFENGLSLDVTSQSTWQSSNASVASINADARLTGLNMGVTQVSASLNFADVHLSDSTSATLNGSVITQLVVSPDSLVKPVGTQGDYTATAYYSDGSTTDVTHDAIWSVDDKTIAVIVESGEMGGHATALSPGNVMIKAEFNGMSGTGSGVVTDAVIETIEISPLDFVTPAGSQVNYTARARFSDASVHDITLLGYWQSSEESIANIGINGAADTVSPGVTEISINYMGLTQATSLTVTDAALSGLQVTPKNLKKPKGTQGQYQAIANYTDGHTQDVTSIATWISVEPSIVSVITSGADAGYAIANSVGATQIQVSYAGFKALVGNVLASNQNVAASGSLDSASDSTSATVTDAVLEKLIISPLTASISAGHNQEYNLTGIFSDGSSKVVTDFADWQVENPSIANIDANGNALGLVAGSTKVLALYLGLQVKADLIVTDAVIESLQVTPVQNKLPNGQKQQLKATAYYSDGHSSDVTPLATWSSDDSSIVEVVSLGTDAGSAHALSVGDAKITANFDAMESSATFVVTDAILDSVSLSPVTSSVAAGNTQEYQFIGIFSDGSNQNLTKVSSWQSSEGSVASVGRFGQAQTYIKGSTQIKASYIGFSATATLDVTDASLTSLQVTPANESVPLGTTGQYVATAFYSDGHSSDVTQLATWLAADDSIVNIIATGKTGGFAEAIGVGTSQIQASFETQTNTVDVSVTEAILEKFVVSPVTATVAAGLTKDFEASGIFSDGTSKDLTATSDWQSSEASIATLDSMGVATSYIPGEVTVTAKYTGFSASATLTVTGAALSSIEVTPANVKVPVGTEGQFEAWALYTDSHSEDITKVASWTSLNDDIVHIETGITNGGFASALLLGTTQVEAQFNGMKATANVEVTDAEALELTISPENKTVAIGLSQAYQAFARFSDGTSKEVTLDSSWQSSNLNAATIDMDGLAQTTISGKTIIKATYKGLTAETNLIVGESELLEIQVTPATSEVNINEIQDYIVTAIYSDGYVSVLTNSAVWTIGDDTIAHVVTDGLTGGQVTGIAHGVTSVTATVKGKTDTAEVVVTDVEYLGVDVEPADGRVAVNNKVQMQALAAYRDSIGTITHKDVTDQSIWRQEKRDIVSINPETGLLTGLKVGVSAVYATYQGVLGEGSMHVIADEVVSLTVFPDNLDIPVGTKGRYKAMAEMADFTELDVTDDATWSSSEPDVIHLVTTGSDGGTGTANGVGTSSIKAEYEGTSDSVTTMVTPAVLDRIEITPEIEVIYQQTSAYFKATAYFSDNTEHDVTLDANWKSDSPSSISIQTGNKRAGEVVGYGDGASATISVMYEGKSDDRLLTVKANTLLALEVKPADISLAVGKGQEVEVLAHFADGTSADYANFVSWASSNPSVATGFHNEIDGHAVGSAVVTATYEGKSSSANVMVN